A genomic region of Kluyveromyces marxianus DMKU3-1042 DNA, complete genome, chromosome 5 contains the following coding sequences:
- the STM1 gene encoding hyaluronic acid-binding protein 4, which translates to MSNPFDLLGNDVEEPTVVSPPKEIVKKNTSSKKADVPPPSADPSKARHNKPKAVGNEAAIKDKNAGRSNNRNKDAPASTKPKRENRRATDRQNRSGKVDTSKKVKQGWGDDEKELEQEQAAIADAAAELAEDAEEQPADNKKSLKEYLEEMKANSLDTPAPKKEVEFEGTPLEAKEKEVFAPATKVKKVKSKQLKTKQFLDFDVTFSDSLPKPRADRNTRGKRDSKKPNQKQQQGSKGPAVTHFPSLA; encoded by the exons ATGTCT AACCCATTTGATTTACTAGGTAACGACGTTGAAGAACCAACTGTTGTTTCTCCTCCAAAGGAAAttgtgaagaagaacacttcttccaagaagGCTGATGTGCCACCACCATCTGCTGACCCATCCAAGGCCAGACACAACAAGCCAAAGGCTGTCGGTAACGAAGCTGCcatcaaggacaagaacGCTGGTAGATCcaacaacagaaacaagGATGCTCCAGCTTCTACCAAGCCAAAGAGAGAAAACAGAAGAGCCACTGACCGTCAAAACAGATCCGGTAAGGTCGACACCTCCAAGAAGGTCAAGCAAGGCTGGGGTGATGACGAAAAGGAATTGGAACAAGAGCAAGCTGCTATCGCcgatgctgctgctgaatTGGCCGAAGATGCTGAAGAACAACCAGCTGACAACAAGAAGTCCTTGAAGGAATActtggaagaaatgaagGCCAACTCTTTGGACACTCCAGctccaaagaaggaagTCGAATTCGAAGGTACCCCATTGGAAGctaaggaaaaggaagtaTTCGCCCCAGCTACCAAGGTCAAGAAGGTCAAGTCTAAGCAATTAAAGACCAAGCAATTCTTGGACTTCGATGTCACCTTCTCCGACTCTTTGCCAAAGCCAAGAGCTGACAGAAACACCAGAGGTAAGAGAGACTCCAAGAAGCCAAACCAAAAGCAACAACAAGGCTCTAAGGGTCCAGCTGTTACTCACTTCCCATCTTTGGCTTAA
- the STB3 gene encoding Stb3p translates to MTEQQQEQEQQQQQQLEDNNSVPAGIETKQTVQNDRGINSNYTLKMKERNGEGTVLMSQQQAVKNDISIENGHSGLGSQITGTNESRNVSLNLSGAASPKGGAIDSRSNSNKMGLLHKPISTSSPEAQQAAQQVTPEKLSQLLLENGPLAIRFITKALSKEIPKFSDLSASKQRRLIMSALESGDETNSVVFAKIGWGQWSAVKVEDPTDFVKQRELTNIANSKIKDQMASDRRRSSGGAGGGGGGGTATVPVALSPTSKNPLDKSFSTPVPPLDLKATGKKAGNENDNNKSSNRESGSGKNKDAASTATFLDENVLVSDDDDDDHRYYDDDDDEDELTSYGLNQDVFRRRQSSVISDNNNSPPNELEFVVRTKLKNGSRSGSRSIHRQRQPQASNKRRSSSVNKPYRSSLSSLNHSNGSETLLSDPSLRRMSTHSDNRTKSIVHLSGSETDNEIISHITSSRRESRLSFTNESSIRSTLIPHLRKMNQSQEQVINDNDMDIHSDTDEEDWQAIGAETLRKHGSSPPSASPRDQDAAIALMSLKS, encoded by the coding sequence atgacGGAACAACAGCAAGAACAGgagcaacaacaacaacagcaactGGAGGATAACAATTCAGTCCCAGCTGGTATTGAAACCAAACAGACTGTGCAGAACGATAGAGGTATTAATAGTAATTATACgttaaaaatgaaagagCGCAATGGCGAGGGCACGGTTTTAATGAGTCAACAACAGGCTGTGAAGAATGATATCAGCATTGAGAATGGTCACAGTGGTCTAGGAAGTCAAATCACTGGTACTAATGAGAGCCGCAATGTGAGTTTGAACCTTAGCGGTGCTGCCTCACCTAAGGGCGGGGCAATAGATTCGAGGTCGAACTCTAATAAGATGGGTCTTTTGCACAAACCTATAAGCACTTCTTCTCCAGAGGCTCAGCAGGCTGCACAGCAAGTGACACCAGAGAAGCTTTCTCAATTGCTATTGGAAAATGGACCATTGGCTATTCGTTTCATTACAAAAGCGCTATCGAAAGAGATACCCAAATTTTCAGACCTTTCGGCCTCAAAGCAAAGACGGTTAATAATGAGTGCTTTAGAAAGCGGGGACGAAACAAACAGCGTGGTTTTTGCAAAGATCGGGTGGGGACAATGGTCTGCTGTTAAAGTGGAGGATCCAACAGACTTTGTGAAGCAGCGCGAACTAACAAATATTGCTAACTCTAAGATCAAGGACCAGATGGCATCCgacagaagaagaagcagcgGGGGAGCTGGAGGAGGAGGCGGGGGTGGTACAGCAACAGTGCCGGTTGCACTGTCTCCTACTTCGAAAAATCCGCTTGATAAGTCTTTCTCAACACCCGTTCCACCTTTAGACCTGAAGGCCACAGGCAAAAAGGCAGGAAACGAGAatgacaacaacaagagttCGAACCGAGAGTCAGGGTCCGGCAAGAACAAAGACGCTGCTAGCACAGCTACTTTCCTAGACGAAAATGTTCTTGTGtcagatgatgacgatgacgaccACAGGTATtatgacgatgacgacgacgaagaCGAACTAACCTCCTATGGCCTCAACCAGGATGTGTTCAGAAGACGACAATCAAGTGTTATTAGCGACAACAATAACTCGCCTCCTAACGAGTTGGAGTTTGTTGTGCGTACGAAGCTAAAAAACGGTTCTAGAAGCGGGTCTCGGAGTATTCACCGCCAAAGACAGCCACAGGcttcaaacaaaagaaggtcTTCCTCAGTGAACAAACCTTATCGTTCTTCTCTATCATCACTCAACCATTCAAACGGTAGCGAAACACTACTATCTGATCCTTCCCTAAGGCGCATGTCAACACATTCCGACAATCGCACCAAGAGCATAGTCCATCTAAGCGGGTCTGAAACGGACAACGAAATTATAAGCCATATAACGTCCTCCAGGAGAGAGTCGCGCTTATCATTCACCAACGAATCTTCAATAAGGTCCACATTGATACCACATCTACGAAAAATGAATCAGTCGCAAGAGCAGGTAATCAATGATAATGACATGGATATACATTCCGATACAGACGAAGAGGATTGGCAAGCCATAGGTGCGGAAACATTACGTAAACATGGCTCCTCCCCACCTTCTGCTAGTCCTAGAGACCAAGATGCAGCTATCGCCCTAATGTCCTTGAAGTCGTGA
- the PCD1 gene encoding 8-oxo-dGTP diphosphatase translates to MFQPQLIATSASRFRVIAKRVAIFGAKEMVKSAETRVTEAKESLVGMSQISRIISNLSHFRSPSLALPTPCTWPSNRRSAVLVLLFVGAKGELRVLLTRRSRKLRAFAGQVSLPGGKADSSSETFQEVALRETEEEIGLPRDPRVLKEEYGLQIDSVCETLPHYLSKTFLSVKPLVCFMYNSNLASQNGRKFVEPLNISKVFAKLNTGETSSLFSIPLSDLVCHEHKEWKGYKPEYIAREEHVYRWGGLRWPLRYYYYPMDNNGESQWVKDVIDESSGDEQFGNVLCKNVWGLTAKILYDVARIGHGTVTDQDAEPQIGHEDLIYGLHEFGSQMRERDRSDWEVGMIENSRHFKFSDVIPTFYLDRVKKSSANY, encoded by the coding sequence ATGTTTCAGCCACAGCTCATTGCAACATCTGCTAGCAGGTTTAGGGTAATTGCCAAGAGAGTAGCGATATTTGGTGCGAAAGAGATGGTCAAAAGCGCAGAAACAAGAGTTACAGAGGCCAAGGAGAGTTTAGTTGGGATGAGCCAGATCAGCCGGATAATCAGTAACTTATCGCATTTCAGAAGCCCGAGTTTGGCGCTTCCGACGCCCTGTACATGGCCTTCGAACCGGAGATCTGCTGTGCTGGTTCTGTTGTTTGTTGGAGCTAAGGGCGAGCTTCGAGTGTTGCTTACAAGACGGTCTAGGAAATTGAGGGCATTTGCCGGCCAAGTGTCCTTGCCAGGTGGAAAAGCGGATAGCAGTTCAGAAACATTCCAAGAAGTTGCCCTTAGAGAGACAGAGGAAGAGATTGGGTTGCCCAGAGATCCGCGAGTATTGAAGGAAGAGTACGGGCTACAGATCGATTCTGTATGCGAAACGTTGCCGCATTATCTTTCTAAGACCTTTCTAAGTGTGAAACCACTGGTGTGTTTCATGTATAATAGCAATCTAGCGTCTCAAAACGGTAGGAAATTTGTGGAGCCTTTAAATATCTCCAAGGTATTTGCGAAACTGAACACAGGCGAGACTTCTTCGCTATTCTCGATCCCATTGAGTGATTTGGTGTGTCATGAACACAAGGAATGGAAGGGGTACAAACCCGAGTACATTGCTCGCGAGGAGCATGTCTATAGATGGGGAGGCCTTAGATGGCCGTTGcgctactactactatcCAATGGATAACAATGGGGAATCTCAATGGGTTAAAGACGTGATAGACGAGAGTTCTGGCGACGAGCAATTCGGAAATGTTCTTTGTAAAAATGTGTGGGGTCTTACGGCCAAAATTTTATACGATGTTGCGCGCATTGGACATGGAACAGTTACAGACCAGGACGCCGAGCCGCAGATTGGGCATGAAGATTTGATCTACGGGCTTCATGAATTTGGGTCACAAAtgagagaaagagatagaAGTGACTGGGAAGTCGGAATGATTGAGAATTCAAGGCATTTCAAGTTTTCAGATGTGATTCCAACGTTCTATTTGGATCGAGTGAAAAAGAGCTCTGCAAATTACTAA